One genomic window of Methanocalculus alkaliphilus includes the following:
- a CDS encoding M3 family metallopeptidase, translating into MISLLLFLCAFVGSAGCLSDEQPRIPATHTEEPMKADYAPDEIPLLYAEAEAAARSGLDAIAGIPHDERTFENTFLAFDTIITDYTDAVYPMSVMGYVHPDATVREEGMAIDEASSIFTTETYARRDLYVALADQVPRTADERRLQDVIVRRFEKQGLHLDNDRLERVIGMKNRIAALEAEYNANLNSDDTTLLFSEEELRGLPPSALAGFGRTETGDYIVTTSYPDYIAVMRYADESETRRRMLVADHTIQGENNIPLLEEAIQLRQKVARDLGYATWADYQIDGRMAGDAESVMVFLNDLREPLQEKREAESTTLLAIKQRTDPGAESLDPWDITYLTEIYRTEEYGYSNDEVKEYFPLDRVLDGMFGICEFLYGITIEEMHDPMAWHPDVRLFRISDEVNDTTIGHLYLDLYPREGKYNHFIIFGLTGGRMTEEGYAEPSAAIIGNFNPPQEGKPALLTTDEVWILFHEMGHATHNLLTRAPYGTLSGFYVEWDFVETPSQAFEEWIYDPVIMESISGHYTDPHQVIPPELRDQVIASQDFGKGYAYSSLLLGSLQDMIYHTTDGPVDTVRIYRELYEEFRGIPAPEGTQQPASFSHLMGGYDAGYYSYLWSKVYAMNIVDRFEEDGMTNRTTGMAYRTAILEQGNMADGMVLLTNFLGEEPGIEPLYRYLGIEGVHPPPSP; encoded by the coding sequence ATGATCTCTCTCCTCCTGTTCCTTTGTGCATTTGTGGGATCAGCGGGATGCCTTAGTGATGAGCAGCCCCGGATCCCAGCCACCCATACAGAAGAGCCGATGAAGGCTGATTATGCTCCGGATGAGATACCCCTCCTCTATGCAGAGGCAGAGGCGGCTGCACGATCCGGGCTCGATGCAATCGCAGGGATCCCACATGATGAGCGAACATTTGAGAATACCTTCCTTGCATTCGATACCATCATCACCGATTATACGGATGCAGTATACCCCATGTCAGTGATGGGATATGTCCATCCCGATGCAACCGTCCGGGAAGAGGGGATGGCCATCGATGAAGCCTCATCGATATTCACAACAGAGACCTATGCACGGCGGGATCTCTATGTTGCTTTAGCAGATCAGGTGCCCCGCACCGCAGATGAGAGACGTCTGCAGGATGTTATTGTGAGAAGATTCGAGAAGCAGGGGCTCCACCTCGACAATGATCGGCTTGAGCGGGTCATCGGGATGAAAAACAGGATTGCTGCACTCGAGGCAGAGTACAACGCTAACCTCAACAGTGATGACACAACCCTTCTCTTCTCAGAGGAAGAACTCCGCGGCCTCCCCCCATCTGCACTGGCGGGTTTTGGCCGGACAGAAACAGGAGACTACATCGTCACGACAAGCTATCCCGATTATATCGCAGTCATGAGGTATGCAGATGAGAGTGAGACACGCAGGCGGATGCTTGTTGCAGACCATACCATACAGGGAGAGAACAATATCCCGCTTCTTGAAGAAGCCATCCAGCTTCGCCAGAAGGTTGCCCGTGACCTCGGTTATGCTACCTGGGCAGACTACCAGATCGACGGGCGGATGGCAGGAGATGCGGAATCGGTGATGGTGTTCCTCAATGATCTCAGGGAACCCCTCCAGGAGAAGAGAGAGGCTGAATCTACCACCCTTCTTGCCATCAAACAGCGGACTGATCCCGGCGCAGAATCACTCGATCCATGGGATATCACCTACCTCACCGAGATCTACAGAACCGAGGAGTACGGGTACAGCAATGATGAGGTGAAAGAGTACTTCCCCCTTGACCGGGTGCTTGATGGGATGTTTGGGATCTGTGAATTCCTCTATGGAATAACCATTGAGGAGATGCATGATCCGATGGCATGGCATCCCGATGTCCGGCTCTTCCGGATCAGCGATGAGGTGAATGATACCACAATCGGCCACCTCTATCTTGATCTCTATCCGCGTGAGGGGAAGTACAATCACTTCATCATTTTTGGCCTCACAGGCGGACGGATGACTGAAGAAGGGTATGCAGAACCATCTGCGGCGATCATCGGAAACTTCAACCCCCCGCAGGAGGGGAAGCCTGCCCTGTTAACAACAGATGAAGTCTGGATCTTATTCCACGAGATGGGGCATGCCACGCATAACCTCCTCACCCGTGCACCATATGGCACACTCTCAGGATTCTATGTCGAGTGGGACTTTGTGGAAACCCCATCCCAGGCATTCGAAGAGTGGATATACGATCCAGTCATCATGGAGTCGATCTCCGGCCATTATACAGATCCACACCAGGTGATCCCGCCTGAACTTCGGGACCAGGTCATCGCCTCGCAGGATTTTGGAAAAGGATATGCATACTCCTCACTCCTCCTCGGTTCTCTCCAGGATATGATCTACCACACTACAGACGGCCCCGTTGACACCGTCCGGATCTACCGGGAGCTGTATGAAGAGTTCCGGGGCATACCTGCACCAGAGGGAACACAACAGCCGGCAAGTTTCTCCCACCTGATGGGCGGATACGACGCCGGGTACTACAGCTATCTCTGGTCCAAGGTCTATGCGATGAACATCGTCGACCGTTTCGAGGAAGACGGTATGACCAACCGGACGACCGGAATGGCATACAGAACCGCGATCCTTGAACAAGGCAATATGGCAGACGGCATGGTACTCCTGACCAACTTCCTCGGAGAAGAGCCGGGGATCGAGCCGCTGTACAGGTATCTTGGGATAGAAGGTGTACATCCCCCACCATCTCCATAA
- a CDS encoding peptidase M50 yields MLNRISIRERKELGIAWFALAIAFSIALVGGISGGRVDLGTAALLILLSMLTVGVGFVLHELAHKFTAIHYGHWAEFRKDNQMLLVAVALAALVGVVFAAPGATMIYGPGLSKKENGIISAAGPITNLLLAIPFGIIALASITFGLSPFLALLGAVGVKINGMLAAFNMLPVGPLDGKKVLAWNKGIFLLLIGLSFALLIGAMVYL; encoded by the coding sequence ATGCTTAATCGTATCTCCATCCGCGAGCGGAAGGAGCTTGGCATCGCCTGGTTCGCCCTCGCAATCGCCTTCTCCATCGCACTCGTCGGAGGCATCTCAGGTGGACGGGTGGACCTCGGGACGGCGGCACTCCTCATCCTCCTCTCGATGCTCACCGTCGGGGTCGGCTTCGTCCTCCATGAACTGGCCCATAAGTTCACCGCCATCCACTATGGCCACTGGGCAGAGTTTCGCAAAGACAACCAGATGCTCCTCGTCGCCGTCGCCCTCGCCGCCCTCGTCGGCGTCGTCTTCGCGGCCCCCGGTGCAACGATGATCTACGGCCCCGGCCTCTCGAAGAAGGAGAACGGGATCATCTCGGCGGCCGGCCCGATCACCAACCTCCTCCTCGCCATACCCTTTGGAATCATCGCCCTTGCAAGCATCACATTCGGCCTCTCCCCGTTCCTCGCCCTCCTCGGCGCAGTCGGGGTCAAGATCAACGGGATGCTCGCCGCCTTCAATATGCTCCCCGTCGGCCCGCTCGATGGGAAGAAGGTCCTTGCATGGAACAAAGGCATCTTCCTGCTCCTGATCGGCCTGTCGTTTGCGCTGCTGATCGGGGCGATGGTGTATCTGTAA
- a CDS encoding nucleotidyltransferase family protein has product MHEIEEGGRRPLRQKEIIDRLKQEMPRLQRLFGIKKIGLFGSYARNEAGEMSDIDLLVSFEGEKERFRTFMQCIFYLEDIFGKNVELIAEHALDPAIRPGVIDEVIWI; this is encoded by the coding sequence ATGCATGAAATCGAAGAGGGGGGTAGACGCCCCCTCCGTCAAAAGGAGATTATTGACAGGCTGAAACAGGAGATGCCGAGACTTCAGAGATTATTTGGTATCAAAAAGATTGGATTGTTTGGATCATATGCACGGAACGAAGCTGGTGAGATGAGTGATATCGATCTTCTGGTCTCTTTTGAAGGGGAGAAAGAGCGGTTTCGTACATTTATGCAATGCATTTTTTATCTTGAGGATATTTTCGGCAAGAACGTCGAGCTGATAGCAGAACATGCACTCGATCCCGCAATCCGGCCGGGTGTCATTGATGAGGTTATCTGGATATAA
- a CDS encoding ATP-binding protein has protein sequence MCSLIFESASQVHTDELPTKAGIDHLDKLRFRPFLQRVYDLPYPETDDDLLRLLRNMNLATEDGMLTLAGLLFFTERPEWIKPQFIVKAIRYPGEIFHESSFYDSEDFIGPLPEIFRGSLLFIMRSLYKIQAGQSVNALGVPEIPQVVFEELLVNALVHRDYLINAPIRLFVFDNRIEIVSPGNLPNNLTVPKIRSGNSVMRNPILVSFVAKGLLPYRGPGSGFRRALQEWPDIDLLDDGERGLFIVTIHRKKIF, from the coding sequence GTGTGCAGTTTGATTTTTGAGAGTGCCAGCCAGGTTCATACTGATGAGCTGCCGACGAAGGCAGGTATTGATCACCTTGATAAGCTCCGGTTTCGCCCCTTTCTGCAGCGTGTCTATGATCTCCCGTATCCGGAGACGGATGATGATCTCCTGCGGCTGCTCCGGAACATGAACCTGGCGACGGAGGACGGTATGCTGACCCTTGCCGGTCTTCTGTTCTTTACGGAACGGCCGGAGTGGATCAAACCGCAATTCATTGTAAAAGCAATCCGGTATCCCGGGGAGATCTTTCATGAAAGTTCCTTTTATGATTCAGAGGATTTTATCGGACCTCTTCCGGAGATCTTTCGGGGGTCACTCCTCTTCATTATGCGAAGCCTCTATAAAATTCAGGCCGGCCAGAGTGTCAATGCCCTCGGAGTGCCCGAGATTCCGCAGGTTGTCTTTGAGGAACTGCTGGTAAACGCTCTCGTTCACCGGGATTACCTGATCAATGCGCCGATACGCCTCTTCGTCTTTGATAATCGAATTGAGATCGTCAGTCCCGGCAATCTGCCTAATAACCTGACTGTTCCAAAAATCCGGTCAGGGAACTCTGTCATGAGAAACCCAATTCTTGTATCATTCGTTGCTAAGGGGCTGCTTCCCTATCGGGGGCCCGGTTCAGGGTTCAGGCGTGCCCTGCAGGAATGGCCGGATATTGATCTTCTGGATGACGGGGAGAGGGGCCTCTTCATTGTGACGATTCACCGGAAGAAGATTTTTTAA
- a CDS encoding YbjQ family protein, translated as MTEILVTTTDEIPGYEVEVIGVVFGNTVRAKHIGKDIFAGLKSLVGGEIGAYTEMLAEARAEALSRMVAEARRVGADAVVASRFTTAETMPGAAEIVAFGTAVTIRKK; from the coding sequence ATGACTGAGATACTGGTCACCACGACCGATGAGATACCAGGATATGAGGTTGAAGTAATCGGGGTTGTCTTTGGCAATACCGTCCGGGCAAAGCATATCGGAAAGGACATCTTTGCAGGTCTCAAAAGCCTCGTCGGCGGCGAGATCGGGGCCTATACCGAGATGCTCGCTGAAGCCAGGGCCGAGGCGCTCTCCCGGATGGTTGCGGAGGCCCGCAGGGTTGGTGCCGATGCCGTCGTCGCATCCCGGTTCACGACCGCCGAGACGATGCCGGGTGCGGCAGAGATTGTGGCGTTTGGGACCGCGGTGACGATCCGGAAGAAGTAG
- a CDS encoding flavodoxin family protein, giving the protein MKALGISGSPRRGGNTETLLDAFLEGAGEGGAETEKIVLRDLEFSSCKGCNACHKTGVCVLEDDLTAIFEEILSLDILALASPIYSMSVTAEMKAFIDRGQVFWARTFIQKDLSFDDEHTRRHKGFFVSTAGQNWDHVFSAAYPVMTAFFNDIGFEYRDNIIAGNMDEFKGIHGHPTALADARKAGAAIAAELAKLS; this is encoded by the coding sequence ATGAAGGCACTTGGGATCTCAGGCTCCCCCCGGCGGGGCGGCAACACCGAGACGCTCCTTGATGCGTTTCTTGAGGGTGCCGGTGAAGGGGGGGCGGAGACCGAGAAGATCGTCCTCCGTGATCTCGAATTTTCATCATGCAAAGGCTGCAATGCCTGCCATAAGACCGGGGTCTGTGTGCTGGAGGATGATCTGACCGCAATCTTTGAGGAGATCCTCTCGCTGGATATCCTCGCCCTCGCCTCCCCGATCTACTCGATGAGTGTGACGGCAGAGATGAAAGCGTTCATCGACCGGGGGCAGGTCTTCTGGGCGAGGACGTTCATCCAGAAGGACCTCTCCTTCGATGATGAGCATACCCGGAGGCATAAGGGCTTCTTCGTATCGACCGCAGGGCAGAACTGGGATCATGTCTTTTCTGCGGCCTACCCGGTGATGACGGCCTTCTTCAATGATATCGGGTTTGAGTACCGGGATAATATCATCGCAGGCAATATGGATGAATTCAAAGGGATACACGGCCACCCGACAGCCCTTGCGGATGCACGGAAGGCCGGGGCAGCAATCGCTGCCGAGCTTGCGAAGCTCTCCTGA
- a CDS encoding flavodoxin family protein: protein MGIKVLAFAGSPRRHGNSEILLDWVLDAMRAESDVEVEKYPLDEITIAPCKGCNACEKLNTCVQKDDLVWVEGKIINADIIILSAPIFCMGIAAQPKALIDRAQVFRSRKYVLKLPVVPPERKGKRIGIFLATAGQDWDYVFDAAIPSVKCLFNVIDVKNKDIRYLMVNNVDEKGAIHDHPDAEKDAVALADEVITTMREMKGV, encoded by the coding sequence ATGGGTATCAAGGTGCTTGCGTTTGCCGGCTCGCCACGGCGGCATGGCAATTCAGAGATCCTCCTCGACTGGGTCCTCGATGCGATGAGGGCTGAATCTGATGTCGAGGTGGAGAAGTATCCCCTGGACGAGATCACCATCGCTCCCTGCAAAGGATGTAACGCCTGCGAGAAGCTCAACACCTGCGTCCAGAAGGATGATCTCGTCTGGGTGGAGGGAAAGATCATCAATGCCGATATCATCATCCTTTCGGCACCGATCTTCTGCATGGGAATTGCCGCACAGCCAAAAGCCCTCATCGACCGGGCCCAGGTCTTCCGGTCCCGGAAGTACGTCCTGAAGCTCCCGGTTGTGCCACCTGAACGGAAGGGGAAGCGGATCGGGATCTTCCTTGCAACCGCCGGCCAGGACTGGGATTATGTCTTTGATGCCGCGATACCATCGGTGAAATGCCTCTTCAATGTGATCGATGTGAAGAATAAGGATATCCGGTATCTGATGGTCAATAATGTCGATGAGAAGGGGGCGATCCATGATCACCCGGATGCAGAAAAGGATGCCGTCGCCCTTGCAGATGAGGTCATCACGACGATGCGGGAGATGAAAGGGGTATGA